From Desulfovibrio sp. TomC, a single genomic window includes:
- a CDS encoding phage holin family protein codes for MADTFAALSELMGTAGRMAGLALDIAADRLELLGLEAREVKIRLVQLMLLAFLGAALFLMGLALAILAVFLALPPQWRLAVAAGGGAALLVAGALTLFALRRRLARLPLAFSQSVEELKKDRACF; via the coding sequence GTGGCCGACACGTTTGCCGCCCTCTCGGAGCTGATGGGCACGGCCGGGCGCATGGCCGGGCTGGCCTTGGATATCGCCGCAGACCGCCTGGAACTGTTGGGGCTTGAGGCCCGCGAGGTGAAAATCCGCCTCGTCCAACTGATGCTGCTGGCGTTTTTGGGCGCAGCCCTGTTTCTGATGGGCCTGGCCCTGGCCATCCTGGCCGTGTTCCTGGCCCTGCCGCCCCAGTGGCGTCTCGCTGTGGCGGCGGGAGGGGGCGCGGCGCTGCTTGTGGCCGGGGCGCTGACCCTTTTTGCCCTGCGCCGCCGGCTGGCCCGGCTGCCCCTGGCCTTTTCCCAATCCGTGGAGGAACTGAAAAAGGACCGGGCATGTTTCTAG
- a CDS encoding DUF883 family protein gives MAAKTPPAEAMAAELRELIRHAGVLVDATAEEADERVQKARELLGKRLEAAKSKYADLDDILDAKIQAADRIIHEKPYHAVGGSFLFGLLLGWFMSRK, from the coding sequence ATGGCTGCAAAGACACCCCCCGCCGAGGCCATGGCCGCAGAACTGCGCGAACTCATCCGCCATGCCGGCGTCCTGGTCGACGCCACGGCTGAAGAAGCCGACGAACGCGTCCAGAAGGCCCGCGAACTTTTGGGGAAACGGCTGGAGGCCGCCAAGAGCAAATACGCCGACCTGGACGACATCCTCGATGCCAAAATCCAGGCTGCCGATCGCATCATCCACGAAAAACCCTACCATGCCGTGGGCGGCTCGTTTCTCTTCGGGCTGCTGCTTGGCTGGTTCATGAGCCGCAAGTAG